The stretch of DNA CGATCTCCAGCATCAACAGTATCTCCAGCTCCATGCAGGTGGCGCAGAACACCCGCCGCATGGAGGGCAACACCAGCGTCGCGGAAATCACCACCGCGCGTGAACAGACCATGGCTTCCGACAAGAGTGGGCTCAATGCCATGACGTCGCGCATTCAGAGCGTTAACAGCGCCCTGGATCAGAACTACAATGGCGAGGCGCAAAAGTATCAAGCCAACAGCAACGCCGACTATAGCAAGCCGTCGCCCAATGCGGCGGGCATTGATGTGGTGGTGTAAACACAGCATTGCTCAATCGCATTGCTGCGTCTTCTCATCCTGGTGAGCGTTTGAAAAAGCCGACCGGGCCTTAGGCCGGGTCGGCTTTTTTGCGTCTTGTGTGATGGGCCTGAAGAGGGAGCTATGGCTGAATCCAGACGTTCCGAAGGCTATTTGCCGCTGTTTCCACTGCACACCGTGCTGATGCCGATGCAACGTATCCCGCTGCGCATATTTGAACCGCGCTATTTGGACCTCATGCGCCGGGTTGGCGATGATCCCTGTGGATTTGGCGTGGCGCTGATCGTGCGCGGCGGCGAGGTGGGGCCGATTCCGGAAATCGAATCCTTCGGCTGCTGCGCGGCGGTGGTGGATTTTGAATCGCAGCCGGATGGTCTGCTGGGCATCACCATTGAAGGTTCGCGGCGCTTGACCATCCATGAGACCCAGGTAGAGGCCAGTGGTCTGCTCACCGCCCGGGTGACGCTGCGTGAGGAGATTCGCGCGCAACAGACGCCGCCGGAGTGGCTGCATGAGGTCGGCCGCTTGATCGAACAGCAGTTTCCCGATGCCCTGCGTGGGGCCGTTGTGGGTGACGCCGCCGCCGCCCTGTTTTGGCGTGTGGTCTCCTATCTGCCGCTGACCAATCCGCAAAAAATGGCTTTGCTCAAGGAGGATAGCGCCGATGAGAGAGTATCGATGCTGCACGAGATGCTGTTTTCACCATCGGTTCAGTGACTAGGCAGACAACGATGACGGCATGGACATGGCTGAGATTCTTAGCTTGGAAGCCGACTCGGGTTTCGGTACTATAGGGAATTTACAGGGGTTAAAATAAATATTATTCCCACCTGTTGTGGCGGCGCTGATCCCTGTCGGCGCGTGGGGGGGGAGTGGTCTGTCGGCTGCGTTGTGGGCTGGCCGATGACATTGGACGGGTTATCTTCTTTTGGGGGGCATGTTTCCATGGCGGACACGGTCGTTCTGTTAACCGACTCGGCGATTCTCAATAAAATCATCACCTCGGCGCTGGACGAAGAGCGCTTCGAGGCGCGTCTTATCGCCTCTTCGGAAGCGGACTTCTACGATCAGATTGTGGAAGCGCGGCCCAGCCTGATTTTTGTGCGCACGGAGTTGAAGAACGCCAACGGCATCGAGGTGTGCGAGCGCATCAAAGGCGACAAACGCCTGCGCGAGGCCAAGGTGGTGTTCCTCTCCGGCAACCCTCAGATTCGCGAGCAGGCGATTCAGCACCGCGCCGACCAGTTCCTGACCCTGCCGTTTGAGAAAGAGGACGCCGAGGCGCTGGTGGAGTCCCTGTTGCCGCAGGCGCCCACAGTGCTCTATGTGGATGATAGCGAGATGTTCCACCGAGTGGTGGTCCCGGCGCTGCGCGATGAGGGCTATAACGTGGTGGAGGCCTATGATGGCCGTGAGGCCCTCACCATGGTGGACACCAACAAGGTGGACATCATCGTCTCCGACGTGGAGATGCCGGAGATGGACGGCATCACCCTATGCCACAATGTGCGCGCCACCATGGAGCAGGATATCCCCATCCTGCTGCTCACTTCGCTCACCTCTGAAGAGGCGGTGGCCAAGGGTTTTGAGGCGGGCGCTGACGACTATCTGGCCAAGCCCATTGTGGTGGCCGAGCTGATCTCCCGCATCAAGCGTCTGCTCAACACCTCGTCGGAACAGGAGCGCCCGGAGCGCATTCTCATCGTCGATGATCAGGAGATGATTCGCACCGCCATGCGCAATGCGCTCTCCGCCCAAGGCTTCCGTCTGGATGAAGCCAAGCATGGCGTCGAAGCGCTGACCATGGTGATGAAAGAGAAGTACGACCTGCTCATCACCGACTATGAGATGCCCAACCTGGATGGTCTGGAGCTGTGTATTCGCATCCGCAACAATGAGAAGGGGCAAGAGCGCAAGCTGCCCATCATCTTTGTGACCTCACGCAACTCGCAGGCGGATTTGGTGAAAATCCGCTCCATCGGCATTCAGGCGTTCGTCTCCAAACCGTTTACCGGCGACCGTGTGGTGGCGGAGGTGGAGCGTGTGCTGGCGCAGCAGCGTCTGGAGAGTCAGCGCAAAATGTTCCAGAACTACCTGACCCACCTCTCCAACCACAAAGTGGTGGATCTGTACAATCAGGATGGCGGTGTGGCCGATGACCAGTTCCGCACCATCCTGTATGTGGACATGGTGGGGTTCGGCGGAATCAGTCGCGAGTTGCCTGCGCCGGAACTGGTGCCGTTTCTCAATCGCTATTTCGACGCTATCTGCGGCATTCTGGTGCGCTACGACGCCACCATTGACAAGTTGATCAATGACGGCGTCTACGCCAGCTTCGATCGTCAGGCCGACGGCGCCAAACGCGCGGTGCAGGCGGGTTTGGAGATCGTCAACAAGCTGCCGGATCTGCATCAGAAGATTGGACGCACGTTCAAAGTGCGCATCGGCATCAACGCCGGGCGCGTGATTCTCGGGAATATCGGCACCAACTATCGTGACCGCAACATCACCGTGATTGGCGAGAATGTGGAGATCGCGCAGCAGGTGGGGCGTCAGGCGGGGCCAAATCAGGTTGTGATCACCGATGAGGCGGCCAAAGTGCTCGAGGGCGCCATTGGCGTGGAAAAGCTGGGAGAACAGACCCTGTATGGGGGTGAGACCATGCCGATTTACGCGGTGAAATCGCTCCAGGCCGCTGAAGAGGAGTAAGCGCGACAAGCGCAGACGCACAGGATCCATATGAGCGGCGCACAGCAAAACGCCGGGCTCTTGTCGCCCGGCGTTTTGCTGTGCGCCGCCTGGGGTTTGGCGTTGGCCAATCGACAGAAATTAATCGCCTTTGCAGTAGTTCTGCAGGGTTTCGAGCAGTACCCGCTTGCGAATGGGCTTGGTTAAATGCGCATCGCAACCGGCCTGCAAGGATTTCTCCTCGTCGCCGCCCATGGCGTGGGCGCTCAAGGCGAGGATGGGCGTTGGCGCTTTGTGTTTCTCCTGCTCCCAGGCGCGCATGTGGCGGGTGGCGTCCAAGCCATCCATAACGGGCATTTGGATATCCATCAGCACCACGTCAAAGCTCTGCTCTTGAAACAGCGTCACCGCTTCAGCCCCGTTCTCTGCAATGCTGAGTTTGTAGGGCGCCCCTTGGAGGAATTTCTGCATCAGCAGTCGGTTGTCTTCGGCATCCTCAACCAACAGCACATGATGCTCTGCCGTGTCTGATGAGATCGCTGCGTGCGACGCTTGGGCCGGTGGCGTGGTGGGGTCAACCACATCCACCTGACACATCTCTCCGTTCACGTTATGGGGCATGTTTGAGGGCGTTAATCTCAGGTCACAGCGATCAAAATTGGATTGTGGATTCAAGGGCAGCACGAAGAAGAAGCGCGCGCCTTCTCCTGGAGCGCTCTGCACACACAAGCTGCCCCGCATGGCGTGGGCCAGACGTGAGCAGAGCGATAAGCCGATGCCGGCGCCGCCATAGGCGCGGGTCATGCTGGTGTCGGCTTGGTTGAAGATCTCAAAGATCTGCGTCTGCATATCCTGGGAAACCCCAATGCCGGTATCGGCAACGGTAAAACAGACCTTGTCTGATCCGTTGCGCTGTATCTCCAACGTGACCGAGCCTGCGTCGGTGAACTTGATCGCATTGCTCAGAAGGTTGTGCAGTACCTGTCGGGTGCGCAGTTGGTCCGCGCACAGAGTTTGCGGCAAGTCGGGCGCAATGAGGAGCCGAAGCTCCAGGTTTTTGTTGTGGGCGTTAATGGCGTGCATGCGCACCATCTCTTCACCAACTTTGGCCAAAGAGAAATCGCTGCTATGCAGGGTTATGCGTCCGGCTTCAATGGCCGAGAGGTCAAGCAGGTCAGAGATCAAACAGAGCAGGCTACGCGCAGAGCGGGTGAGAATTTCCAAAAACTCTTTCTGCTGCGAATCCATGTCGGTATCCGAAAGCAGTTCCGCCATGCCCATGACGGCATTCAACGGCGTGCGCATTTCATGGCTCATAATGGCCAGAAAATCGGATTTCACCTGGCTGGCGTGTTCCGCTTTCTCTTTCGCCAAACGCAGGGCGCATTCAATCTCTTCCTGATGCGTAATGTCGCGCAAAATGAATTGCGCGCCGGTCACTTTGCCCGCTTCAATATTGACGGCGCCGCTCATCTCGGTGCACAGCGTCTTGCCGCCTTGTCCCAGCAGGAGAATGCGTTCTCGCAGAATCGGCTTCTTGCTCTGCAGCAGAGCGCTGATCAGCTCCAGATAACGCGTGCGTGAATTGGGGTGAATGATCTGCTCGGCGGGCATGCCCAGCAGGGAGTGTCGGGTATGGCCAATGGCGTTTCGTTGCGCTGGATTGGCGTCAATGATGCGCATCTCATTATCGATGATGTGAATCATCTCCGACGCTTCATTGAATAGCGCGGTGTAGCGGCGTTCTGAACGTTCCAGTTGCTGTGTGCGATCACGCACTTGATCGGATAGATCACGACGTCTGCGCGCCAACTCCAAATGCGTGCGCACGCGCGCCAGAACCAGTGCAGGGGTGACGGGTTTGACAATATAGTCGGCCGCGCCGAGAGAGAGACCCAGGGTTTCGTCTTCGATCTCGGACTTGGCGGTGACAAAGATGACGGGAATGTCGCGCGTGGCGACTGCGCTCTTGAGGGTGCGGCAAACATCGTAGCCATTGAGGCCTGGCATCATGATGTCCAACAAAATAAGATCAGGCGATGGCGTTTGCGTTGCAAGCTCAAGCGCTTTCTCTCCGCTCTTGGCGATGAGAACGCGATAGTGCGAGGCAAGCGTTGATCGCAGAACATCAATATTTTCAGCGATGTCATCGACGATCAGTACGGTCTCCCGCAATGTGTGCTGGGTCGTATCTGACAAGGCGTTACTCCACGCGACACAATATTGCCGCGATTTGCTCTCTGCAGTGGTTGTGCTGGCGCGTCGTAACAGGCTTGGTTATGCAGGAAAAGCCTGTGGTTACGCAATGATTTGTTATAGATAACTCATTGTATAACATTCACCATAATCACTAGGCGCAGGAAAATCACCTGAAATATTTCTTCACCATCACTCAAAATTGGCCATGGTAATGCATGGTTACAAGCAATTGGCGATCTTCTCGCCCACAACAATTGCTTGTTTGGAGCATGCCATGCGCTTTCGAGTTTCCCTACATGATGGATTTCAACGGGTGGATGTGACCGTGGATGAAGCGGCTCTGCCTCGGGTCATGGACATGTTTGGATCTGCCGCTGAGGGCTCTGCACGGCGCGTGTTGGACGTGACGCCTGAAGAGATCTGCCTGCCGCAAACACAGGATTTTGGCCTGTCCGGGCCCAGTGCGACATCTTCGAGCGCGCAATAAGAAAGCTCTTCGACAGTTGCGCGGCGTTACGATGAATGCCTTGCCATACATCGATTAACGGCGCCACAATCTGCGCGCACGGTGATATAACGCCTGGGTTTCCCAGCGCGTCACTCGCCGCGCCCAGCATTCAAAAGGCGGCGGATGCGCCGCCGCCAAACCTCAAGGCGCAGTCAATTATGAGTCAATCCATTCTCATCATCGAAGACGAGCAGGACCTGGCCAGCACGCTGGAGTACAGCCTCAAGCAAGAGGGGTTTAAAACCCGCGTGGCGCTCACTGGCGAAGCGGGGCTGCCCATCGCGTTAAACGAAGGCTGGCCCGACCTGGTGGTGCTGGATCTTATGCTGCCAGGCGTTTCCGGCATTGAAGTGTGCCGTCGTTTGCGCGAAAACGAGCAGACGCGCACGTTGCCGGTGATCATGCTCACCGCGCGCGGTGAAGAGATTGATAAGGTGATGGGGTTTGAAGCCGGCGCCGACGACTATGTGGTCAAACCCTTCAAAGTGCGCGAACTGATTCTGCGCATTCGCGCTATTCTGCGTCGTATTCAACCAGAGCGGGGGGAAGCCTCGCCGCTGGTCACTTTTGGCCGCCTGAAAGTGGATTATGATGGCCACCGTGTGTGGGTGGATGGCGAAGAGACCAATCTCACCGCTATGGAGTTCAAGCTGCTGACCACCTTTCTGTCACGCAAGGGGCGGGTGCAGAATCGTGACGCCCTGCTCAACGATGTGTGGGGCGTCAACGCCTTTGTGCAGACGCGTACGGTGGACGCCCACGTCAAACGTCTGCGTGAAAAGCTCGGTCCGGCTGGCAAGTATATGGAGACCATCCGTGGCGTGGGGTACCGCTTTCGTGACCGACCCGATGATGGTGATGAAGCGTGAAGCTGCGCGTTCGCGGCAAACTCTTCCTCCTCTCCCTTCTGCTGATCGTGGCCGTGGTGCTGTCGGTTGGCTTCTATCTGGAATACGCCCTGCGCGAATGGCTGGTGGATCGCGTCACGGATGAGTTGATCAGCCACGCGCGCATGGGACGCAATCAGTTGCTCAACCCCGCTCTGCCTCTGCGCGCTGAAGAGATGGATCCCATGGCCGACGCCATCGGCCATGCGGCGGGCGCGCGCGCCACCATCGTGGTGGAGTCCGGCGTGGTGGTGGGGGATTCGGAAATCCCTCTCGACAAGCTCAGCCAACTCGACAACCACGCGGGTCGGCCTGAGATTATTCGCGCCTTCGCCGACGGCGTTGGCGTCTCCCAGCGCTACTCCAAAACCCTCAGAACAAATATGATCTATGTCGCCGCCCGCTTTGATCGGACCGATGGGCGGCGTGGGGTCATGCGCATGGCCCTGCCACTCAAAACCTTTCGTGAAATCAGTTGGCGTTTGCGACTGACTTTGGCGGTGGCGGGGTTGATGGGGTTGATCATTGCGGTGTCGGTCAGCGGCTTGGCGGCGCACTTCAGTACGCGCCGTTTTCGACAGTTGGCGGCCCACGTGGTGCAGAGCGCCAGCACGCCGCAGCGCAACCGGTTGGAGGTGCGCAGCCAGGACGAGATCGGTTGGTTGGCGGGTACGTTCAATGAGATGGCCGACGAGGTGGATACCGCGCTCAGCTCCTTGACCGCGGAGCGGGACCGATTGGCCGCCGTGTTGGAGGGGATGGCCGAAGGAGTGGTTGTGCTGGATGCGGAGCATCGCATCACGCTATTCAACCCCTCGGCGCGGGACATCCTCGGTTTGGGTCAGATGTGCCTGCATCAACCGGTTGAGAATGTTCTGGACGAAGATGACCAAGCGCCTCTGTTGGAGTTGTTGGAGAGCGAACTGGTTGGCCATGTGGAGTTGAATCTGGAGCGTGATGGGCAGGCGCGGTGGATTTTGGCCCAACTCACGCCCACAGCTTCGGGGCATAGCGCAATTCTCACTTTGCACGATGTCAGTGACCTGCGGCGCCAGGAGAAGATTCGTCAGGATTTCGTCGCCAACGTCTCCCACGAGTTGCGCACGCCGGTGAGCATTCTACAAGCCAATGCGGAGACTTTGGTTAGCGGAGCGATTGAAGATCGCGTGTATGGCCGAAAATTAGCGGAAGCTATGGAGCGCAACGCGGCGCGTTTGGCGGATATCATCTCCAAGCTGCTGGACCTGTCGCGCATCGAGTCCGATGGCTATGTGATCCGCATGGAGGCGGTCAATATCAGCGCCTGTGTTGAGCATGTCATTGAGACGCTTAAGCCCATCGCCTCGGAACGCTCGGTGTTTTTCCGCAATCGGGTGGAGGCGCAGAACTACGCGGTGGGCGATCGCGAAGCCATTGAGGAGATCCTCAGCAATCTTCTGGGCAATGCGGTGAAGTATATTCCTCCTGGCTCACAGGTGACGGTGTTGATGCGTCCGTCGCCGCCACACCATTGGCGGGTGATGGTCACAGACAATGGCCCAGGTATCGATCCCATCCACTTCGACCGTCTGTTTGAGCGCTTTTATCGCGTGGATAAGGGGCGCGCGCGCGAGATGGGCGGAACCGGATTGGGTCTTTCCATCGTTAAACGCTTGGTGATCAAGCTCGGCGGCGAAGTGGGCGTGGAGGGGGTGAAGCCCAATGGGGTCTGCTTCTGGTTTACCCTGCGGCGATTGGAAACGCCAGCTAAACGGAGCGCGGATGACGTCGATGAGGAGTTGATCTCCATATAAGGTTGGGTTGAGCGATAGCCGGTCAAATTTACAATCGGACACAGAGGCAAAGGGTCGGAATGCTGGAGCATACTGGGGCTTCCCCCCAGACTCCATGAGGGCGCTGGCCTCCACCAGAGCCCTCGATATCTTCCAGTACCCCTGTGTTCATTTTTGAAAGCTATAGTCAGTCGAATTCAAAATTGGACATTGGCGATTTTGAAGATGGAAGATATCGAGGGCTCCGCCCTCGAGCTCCCAACTTCCACACCATGGGGCGCTGCCCCTTACCCCGCTGGGGGCGCGGCTCCCCTGACCCCGCCGCCGACTGGTCGGCGGCCAATAGTCAGCGCGAGCTTCACTTGTGTCACGCAGACATTGGTCGTTCTGTGCAGTTTTGGTTTTGACTCACCATAGCGACGATATTGCCGCATTGTGTGAAGATTGGTTCCTGTGTGATTTTGGTTTTGATTGGCGATAAACAATACCACAGTAAAAAAGGGCGCGACTGTGAAACAGTCGCGCCCTTTTTGCATCGTGCAAGATCAATAAAACCCGACCAGTTCACTCGTCGCCGGAAGAGCCATCCGGTTTTGCCGAGGGGGGGGCGGACGGTTTGGTTTCGTCGCTGCTGGCGGTGCTTTTACGCGAGCGTGAGCGGGTTGCGCCGCTGCTGCGGGTGCTGGTGCGACGCTTGCGCGGCGCGCGTTTGGGCTTCTCAGTAGGCGGCTCTTCGGCGACCAGTACGTTGCCGTTGACGTCATCCTCCTCCCGAGGTTCGGGGGGCAAAACATTGCCGTTGGGTTCGTCAACCGGCTCACTGGGCGCCACATTGCCCACATTGTC from Magnetofaba australis IT-1 encodes:
- a CDS encoding LON peptidase substrate-binding domain-containing protein, yielding MAESRRSEGYLPLFPLHTVLMPMQRIPLRIFEPRYLDLMRRVGDDPCGFGVALIVRGGEVGPIPEIESFGCCAAVVDFESQPDGLLGITIEGSRRLTIHETQVEASGLLTARVTLREEIRAQQTPPEWLHEVGRLIEQQFPDALRGAVVGDAAAALFWRVVSYLPLTNPQKMALLKEDSADERVSMLHEMLFSPSVQ
- a CDS encoding response regulator; its protein translation is MADTVVLLTDSAILNKIITSALDEERFEARLIASSEADFYDQIVEARPSLIFVRTELKNANGIEVCERIKGDKRLREAKVVFLSGNPQIREQAIQHRADQFLTLPFEKEDAEALVESLLPQAPTVLYVDDSEMFHRVVVPALRDEGYNVVEAYDGREALTMVDTNKVDIIVSDVEMPEMDGITLCHNVRATMEQDIPILLLTSLTSEEAVAKGFEAGADDYLAKPIVVAELISRIKRLLNTSSEQERPERILIVDDQEMIRTAMRNALSAQGFRLDEAKHGVEALTMVMKEKYDLLITDYEMPNLDGLELCIRIRNNEKGQERKLPIIFVTSRNSQADLVKIRSIGIQAFVSKPFTGDRVVAEVERVLAQQRLESQRKMFQNYLTHLSNHKVVDLYNQDGGVADDQFRTILYVDMVGFGGISRELPAPELVPFLNRYFDAICGILVRYDATIDKLINDGVYASFDRQADGAKRAVQAGLEIVNKLPDLHQKIGRTFKVRIGINAGRVILGNIGTNYRDRNITVIGENVEIAQQVGRQAGPNQVVITDEAAKVLEGAIGVEKLGEQTLYGGETMPIYAVKSLQAAEEE
- a CDS encoding hybrid sensor histidine kinase/response regulator; translation: MSDTTQHTLRETVLIVDDIAENIDVLRSTLASHYRVLIAKSGEKALELATQTPSPDLILLDIMMPGLNGYDVCRTLKSAVATRDIPVIFVTAKSEIEDETLGLSLGAADYIVKPVTPALVLARVRTHLELARRRRDLSDQVRDRTQQLERSERRYTALFNEASEMIHIIDNEMRIIDANPAQRNAIGHTRHSLLGMPAEQIIHPNSRTRYLELISALLQSKKPILRERILLLGQGGKTLCTEMSGAVNIEAGKVTGAQFILRDITHQEEIECALRLAKEKAEHASQVKSDFLAIMSHEMRTPLNAVMGMAELLSDTDMDSQQKEFLEILTRSARSLLCLISDLLDLSAIEAGRITLHSSDFSLAKVGEEMVRMHAINAHNKNLELRLLIAPDLPQTLCADQLRTRQVLHNLLSNAIKFTDAGSVTLEIQRNGSDKVCFTVADTGIGVSQDMQTQIFEIFNQADTSMTRAYGGAGIGLSLCSRLAHAMRGSLCVQSAPGEGARFFFVLPLNPQSNFDRCDLRLTPSNMPHNVNGEMCQVDVVDPTTPPAQASHAAISSDTAEHHVLLVEDAEDNRLLMQKFLQGAPYKLSIAENGAEAVTLFQEQSFDVVLMDIQMPVMDGLDATRHMRAWEQEKHKAPTPILALSAHAMGGDEEKSLQAGCDAHLTKPIRKRVLLETLQNYCKGD
- a CDS encoding response regulator, with product MSQSILIIEDEQDLASTLEYSLKQEGFKTRVALTGEAGLPIALNEGWPDLVVLDLMLPGVSGIEVCRRLRENEQTRTLPVIMLTARGEEIDKVMGFEAGADDYVVKPFKVRELILRIRAILRRIQPERGEASPLVTFGRLKVDYDGHRVWVDGEETNLTAMEFKLLTTFLSRKGRVQNRDALLNDVWGVNAFVQTRTVDAHVKRLREKLGPAGKYMETIRGVGYRFRDRPDDGDEA
- a CDS encoding sensor histidine kinase, encoding MKLRVRGKLFLLSLLLIVAVVLSVGFYLEYALREWLVDRVTDELISHARMGRNQLLNPALPLRAEEMDPMADAIGHAAGARATIVVESGVVVGDSEIPLDKLSQLDNHAGRPEIIRAFADGVGVSQRYSKTLRTNMIYVAARFDRTDGRRGVMRMALPLKTFREISWRLRLTLAVAGLMGLIIAVSVSGLAAHFSTRRFRQLAAHVVQSASTPQRNRLEVRSQDEIGWLAGTFNEMADEVDTALSSLTAERDRLAAVLEGMAEGVVVLDAEHRITLFNPSARDILGLGQMCLHQPVENVLDEDDQAPLLELLESELVGHVELNLERDGQARWILAQLTPTASGHSAILTLHDVSDLRRQEKIRQDFVANVSHELRTPVSILQANAETLVSGAIEDRVYGRKLAEAMERNAARLADIISKLLDLSRIESDGYVIRMEAVNISACVEHVIETLKPIASERSVFFRNRVEAQNYAVGDREAIEEILSNLLGNAVKYIPPGSQVTVLMRPSPPHHWRVMVTDNGPGIDPIHFDRLFERFYRVDKGRAREMGGTGLGLSIVKRLVIKLGGEVGVEGVKPNGVCFWFTLRRLETPAKRSADDVDEELISI